Proteins from a genomic interval of Salipiger sp. CCB-MM3:
- a CDS encoding phytochelatin synthase family protein, giving the protein MVQRKLTAALLGLALAGPVMAEDLVYLTSTEGEDRLLATSINRDYFPLASYLEYEQILTFCGPATVAAVANSLDISRPSPDRLYPWALFTQDTLFNEANQKLKPYAMVEHEGLTLAELDTFIENLGMTAEHHFADETSVEALREAIKTTLLDQGARFIANYSRKALPQEGDGHISPVAAYDEDTDSVLILDVAKYKYPPVWVTVETLHAGMMMTDSGSNRSRGFVVVSAP; this is encoded by the coding sequence ATGGTTCAGCGCAAACTGACCGCCGCCTTGCTGGGCCTTGCCCTCGCCGGGCCGGTGATGGCCGAGGACCTCGTCTATCTGACCAGCACCGAAGGCGAGGACCGGCTGCTGGCGACCTCGATAAACCGCGATTACTTCCCGCTCGCCTCCTATCTCGAGTATGAACAAATCCTCACATTTTGCGGCCCCGCCACCGTGGCGGCGGTGGCCAATTCTCTCGATATTTCTCGGCCTTCGCCGGACAGGCTCTATCCGTGGGCCTTGTTCACGCAGGACACGCTGTTCAACGAGGCCAATCAGAAGCTGAAGCCCTACGCCATGGTCGAACATGAGGGGCTGACGCTGGCCGAGCTCGACACGTTCATCGAGAACCTCGGGATGACCGCCGAACACCATTTCGCCGACGAGACCTCGGTGGAGGCGTTGCGCGAGGCGATCAAAACAACGCTTTTGGATCAAGGCGCGCGCTTTATCGCGAACTACTCGCGCAAGGCGCTGCCGCAGGAAGGCGACGGGCATATCTCGCCGGTCGCAGCCTATGACGAGGACACCGACAGCGTGCTGATCCTCGATGTGGCCAAGTACAAATACCCGCCGGTCTGGGTGACGGTCGAGACGCTGCACGCGGGCATGATGATGACCGACAGCGGCTCTAACCGCTCGCGCGGCTTCGTCGTGGTCTCTGCGCCATGA
- a CDS encoding L,D-transpeptidase: MNAFMTRRRTLTLGLASAAGLAMPALLRAQTTAPAPSVIQPQLVRLTTPLPANEVHVYPDAYRLFWSLPDGQAWIYAIRVGRDGLYEPGEYFVGAKKEWPSWTPTPGMIEREPEKYQKYADGGMPGGPGNPLGARALYLFTPERGDTFLRIHGTDDPGTIGRAVSNGCAGLINDQITLLYDQVPMNARVVLHPKRLGVSTAQEG, encoded by the coding sequence ATGAATGCTTTTATGACGCGGCGTAGAACCCTGACGCTCGGCCTCGCCTCAGCAGCAGGCCTCGCGATGCCCGCACTGCTGCGCGCACAGACCACCGCTCCGGCCCCCAGCGTGATACAACCGCAACTCGTTCGGTTGACGACCCCGCTGCCAGCCAACGAAGTTCATGTGTATCCGGACGCGTACCGGCTCTTCTGGTCGCTTCCCGATGGGCAAGCGTGGATCTATGCCATCCGCGTCGGTCGCGACGGGCTCTATGAGCCGGGAGAATACTTCGTTGGTGCCAAGAAAGAGTGGCCTTCTTGGACGCCGACGCCCGGCATGATCGAGCGCGAACCCGAAAAATATCAGAAATACGCCGATGGCGGTATGCCTGGGGGTCCCGGCAATCCCCTTGGCGCCCGCGCGCTCTATCTCTTCACCCCTGAGCGCGGCGACACCTTCTTGCGAATTCACGGGACGGATGATCCGGGAACCATCGGGCGGGCTGTCTCGAACGGTTGTGCGGGCCTCATAAACGACCAGATCACCCTGCTCTACGATCAGGTTCCGATGAACGCGCGTGTCGTGCTGCATCCCAAACGCCTTGGTGTAAGCACCGCCCAAGAAGGCTAG
- a CDS encoding multicopper oxidase family protein: protein MTRAFADGQATEVPARSPLGLASDLRNPREVHSANGRFRLDLTMKQSRIELPYARPNLRLYEGEIPGPTFRVAPGDDMEITLHNDMPPNDDPSPAILNTPNEFSTTNLHFHGFHVSPKGNSDNVYLQIHPGESFNYVVRLPEDHPAGNYWYHPHRHGSVALQVASGCGGMMVVTGTLDEVPEVAAAIERVLVFQCPVVDPKAEDLESYDTIWSLDAERYWLVNGEYHPRIYMRTGEVQHWRLLNAGDQQFLPMKLDGLELYEIGFDGNPYPEARQTDEIFIAPGNRMNLMVKAIEPGSYMLMRPAFTQGKTQIDEALMAEVIVLPPGTDRIAPDVKMGTELPKGPLPKNKVLTDIPDEEIVRTRQIVLGVSDEKGMFKDTVFTLNGDPFDPNRDDVVAKLGQAEEWELVNTTPFPHPIHVHVNPMQVIKINGEPLAHPQWQDTIAVPAAGTVTLRMRFTDFDGRFVMHCHILPHEDLGMMLNVAIQA from the coding sequence ATGACCCGCGCCTTCGCCGACGGGCAGGCCACCGAAGTCCCGGCACGCTCGCCCCTCGGGCTGGCCAGCGACCTGAGGAACCCACGCGAGGTCCATTCGGCAAACGGACGCTTCCGGCTCGATCTGACGATGAAGCAGTCCCGGATCGAATTGCCCTACGCCCGGCCCAACTTGCGGCTCTACGAGGGTGAGATTCCCGGCCCGACCTTCCGCGTCGCTCCGGGCGACGACATGGAAATCACCCTGCACAATGACATGCCGCCGAACGACGATCCCTCGCCGGCGATCCTGAACACGCCGAACGAGTTCAGCACAACCAACCTGCATTTCCACGGGTTCCACGTCAGCCCCAAGGGCAATTCCGACAACGTCTATCTGCAGATTCACCCCGGCGAGAGCTTCAACTACGTCGTGCGATTGCCGGAAGATCACCCTGCGGGCAACTACTGGTACCACCCGCACCGCCATGGCTCGGTGGCGCTGCAGGTCGCCTCTGGATGCGGTGGCATGATGGTCGTCACGGGCACGCTCGACGAGGTGCCCGAGGTGGCCGCCGCGATCGAGCGCGTGCTGGTGTTTCAATGCCCGGTTGTCGATCCCAAGGCAGAGGACCTCGAAAGCTATGACACGATCTGGTCGCTGGATGCCGAGCGCTATTGGTTGGTGAACGGCGAATACCACCCGCGCATCTACATGCGGACTGGCGAGGTGCAACATTGGCGGCTGTTGAACGCGGGCGACCAGCAGTTCCTGCCGATGAAGCTGGACGGGCTGGAGCTCTACGAGATTGGTTTCGACGGCAATCCCTATCCCGAGGCGCGGCAGACCGATGAGATCTTCATCGCGCCGGGGAACCGAATGAACCTGATGGTGAAGGCGATCGAGCCCGGCAGCTACATGCTGATGCGTCCGGCCTTCACGCAGGGCAAGACACAGATTGACGAGGCGCTGATGGCCGAGGTGATCGTGCTGCCCCCCGGCACTGATCGCATCGCGCCCGACGTGAAGATGGGCACCGAACTGCCGAAGGGGCCGCTGCCGAAGAACAAGGTCCTCACCGACATCCCCGACGAAGAGATCGTGCGGACCCGGCAGATCGTGCTCGGCGTCAGCGACGAGAAAGGCATGTTCAAGGACACGGTGTTCACCCTCAACGGCGATCCCTTCGATCCCAACCGCGACGACGTCGTCGCCAAGCTGGGGCAGGCCGAGGAATGGGAGTTGGTCAACACAACGCCATTCCCGCACCCCATCCACGTGCATGTAAATCCGATGCAGGTGATCAAGATCAATGGCGAGCCGCTGGCGCATCCGCAATGGCAGGACACGATCGCCGTGCCCGCCGCAGGCACCGTCACCCTGCGCATGCGGTTCACCGATTTCGACGGGCGGTTCGTCATGCACTGCCACATCCTGCCACATGAAGATTTGGGGATGATGCTCAATGTTGCCATTCAGGCTTGA
- a CDS encoding c-type cytochrome, protein MLPFRLDLAALALLAPCAALADDAPAVPASVSPCVSCHAADGNPLVAGVPILAGQREDYLQSALKSYRSGYRKGGMADVMGIYAKELSDSDIEEIAKWFSAN, encoded by the coding sequence ATGTTGCCATTCAGGCTTGATCTTGCGGCCCTCGCGCTGCTCGCGCCCTGCGCCGCGCTCGCCGACGATGCCCCAGCGGTGCCCGCCAGCGTTTCTCCCTGCGTGTCCTGCCATGCCGCTGACGGCAATCCGCTGGTGGCCGGGGTGCCGATCCTTGCCGGACAGCGCGAGGACTACCTGCAGAGCGCGCTGAAATCCTACCGCTCAGGCTACCGCAAGGGCGGCATGGCAGATGTCATGGGCATCTATGCCAAAGAGCTTTCCGACAGCGACATCGAGGAGATCGCAAAATGGTTCAGCGCAAACTGA
- a CDS encoding LysR family transcriptional regulator, with protein sequence MIDIQPLAILREIDRTGSLTEAADRLHLTQSAVSHAIRRFEERHGVKLWEREGRKLRLTPTGEYLLGLAARVLPQLEHGATVLEDYARGRRGAIRVGMECHPCQDWLMRIVDPFLAKWPDVDLDVTSAFQFGGLAALLGHEIDLLVTPDPVERPGLEYRPVFNYELVLAVAEDHPLARKRQVVPGDLARETLITYPVARERLDIYTRFLVPAHALPRRHRTVETTDLMLRLVASGRAVSATPDWLLRDATGVTGVRLGEGIPKSIHLGYRTGESQSHLQGFIQLAETAQV encoded by the coding sequence ATGATCGACATACAGCCCCTCGCTATCCTGCGCGAAATCGACCGGACCGGCAGCCTTACTGAAGCCGCGGACCGTCTGCATTTAACCCAGTCAGCGGTCAGTCATGCCATTCGCCGGTTCGAAGAGCGGCACGGCGTGAAGCTCTGGGAGCGAGAGGGTCGCAAACTGCGTCTCACCCCGACGGGGGAGTATCTGCTTGGGCTGGCGGCGCGGGTTTTGCCTCAGCTCGAACACGGGGCCACCGTTCTGGAGGACTATGCGCGCGGTCGGCGGGGCGCGATCCGGGTCGGGATGGAGTGCCACCCCTGTCAGGATTGGCTGATGCGGATCGTTGACCCATTTCTGGCGAAATGGCCGGATGTCGATCTCGACGTGACCTCCGCTTTCCAATTCGGCGGGCTGGCGGCGTTGCTGGGGCATGAGATCGACCTGCTGGTCACGCCGGACCCTGTAGAGCGCCCGGGTCTCGAATACAGGCCTGTTTTCAATTACGAACTGGTTCTCGCGGTGGCCGAGGACCACCCGCTTGCCCGCAAACGGCAGGTCGTGCCGGGCGATCTGGCACGCGAGACGCTAATCACCTATCCGGTCGCCCGCGAACGGCTCGACATCTACACCCGGTTCTTGGTTCCAGCCCATGCACTGCCGCGTCGGCACCGCACGGTTGAGACCACCGATCTGATGCTTCGACTGGTCGCCTCGGGACGGGCCGTCAGCGCGACGCCGGATTGGCTGCTGCGTGATGCCACGGGCGTGACCGGTGTGCGCCTCGGAGAGGGCATCCCCAAGTCGATCCATTTGGGCTATCGGACCGGTGAATCCCAGAGCCACCTTCAGGGCTTCATTCAACTGGCAGAGACCGCTCAGGTCTGA
- a CDS encoding sugar dehydrogenase complex small subunit, which translates to MSPAPKTRRAVLSGGVSLAAMAALPGGALAASLNSGRDRAVFRSILYALAGPVSVAPQLLDSVTALFEAKFGAAAVDVLSAHAAQAGIAPLLEPQEDADREAQLQWLTEALFTGTADPEDDGAKMINYPYALGWKSLSFGKAPGLCAGPDFGYWSDAWSPA; encoded by the coding sequence ATGAGCCCCGCTCCGAAGACCCGCCGCGCCGTGCTGAGCGGCGGCGTCAGCCTTGCGGCCATGGCCGCGCTGCCCGGCGGCGCGCTGGCGGCGTCGCTCAATAGCGGGCGTGACCGGGCCGTGTTCCGCTCGATCCTCTACGCGCTCGCCGGGCCGGTCAGCGTCGCGCCGCAGCTTTTGGACAGTGTCACCGCGCTTTTCGAGGCGAAATTCGGCGCGGCGGCTGTGGACGTGCTGTCGGCCCATGCCGCGCAGGCGGGCATCGCGCCATTGCTCGAGCCGCAGGAGGATGCAGACCGCGAGGCGCAGCTGCAATGGCTGACTGAGGCGCTGTTCACCGGCACCGCAGACCCCGAGGACGATGGTGCGAAGATGATCAACTACCCCTACGCGCTCGGCTGGAAGTCCCTCAGTTTCGGCAAGGCACCGGGGCTCTGCGCCGGGCCGGACTTCGGCTATTGGTCCGATGCATGGAGCCCGGCATGA
- a CDS encoding DUF1852 domain-containing protein, translating to MPEPSAFKITSLRFDEDYIPADSTRLTTNFANLARGANRRQNLKNALRMIDNRFNDLAHWDNPAGDRYAVELDIISVDLDVDGTGQAFPVIEVLKTTIHDRQTDTRIDGLVGNNFSSYLRDYDFSVVLPAHRKAQDGISVPDDFGKLHGNIFRAFVASEAFRGQFRKPPVICISVSESKTYRRSANTHPVLGVEYEPSGASLTEQYFRKMGMQVRYFMPPRSVAPLAFYFIGDLLNDYTNLELIGTISTMEAFQKIYRPEIYNANSEAGHCYSPSLKHRDFSPTRVIYDREERARLATEQGRFAEEHFIKPHLARLGEWSAQSAV from the coding sequence ATGCCCGAACCCTCTGCCTTCAAGATCACGAGCCTTCGGTTCGACGAAGACTACATCCCCGCCGACAGCACGCGGCTGACGACCAATTTTGCCAACCTCGCACGCGGCGCGAACCGCCGGCAGAACCTGAAAAACGCGCTGCGCATGATCGACAATCGGTTCAACGACCTCGCGCATTGGGACAATCCCGCGGGTGATCGCTACGCCGTCGAGCTCGACATCATCTCGGTCGATCTGGATGTGGACGGCACAGGCCAAGCCTTCCCGGTGATCGAGGTACTGAAGACCACGATACATGACAGGCAGACCGACACGCGCATCGACGGCCTCGTGGGCAACAACTTCTCGTCCTACCTGCGGGACTATGATTTCAGCGTCGTCTTGCCCGCGCATCGCAAGGCGCAGGACGGCATCAGCGTGCCGGATGATTTCGGCAAGTTGCATGGAAATATCTTCCGGGCCTTCGTCGCCTCGGAGGCGTTCAGGGGGCAGTTCCGCAAGCCGCCGGTGATCTGCATCAGTGTGTCCGAGAGCAAGACCTATCGCCGGAGCGCCAACACCCATCCCGTTCTTGGCGTCGAGTATGAGCCGAGCGGTGCATCGCTGACAGAGCAGTACTTCCGCAAGATGGGCATGCAGGTGCGGTATTTCATGCCGCCCCGAAGCGTCGCGCCGCTGGCCTTCTATTTCATCGGCGATCTGCTGAACGACTACACCAACCTCGAACTCATCGGCACGATCAGCACGATGGAGGCCTTTCAGAAGATCTACCGCCCCGAGATCTACAACGCGAATTCAGAGGCCGGTCACTGCTACAGTCCCAGCCTGAAGCACCGGGATTTCTCGCCCACCCGCGTCATCTACGACCGCGAGGAACGCGCCCGACTGGCGACCGAGCAAGGCAGGTTCGCCGAAGAGCATTTCATCAAGCCCCACCTCGCCCGTTTGGGCGAGTGGTCTGCTCAATCCGCCGTTTGA
- a CDS encoding Y-family DNA polymerase: MTDGEAIGMRGQPKVERLYLDFDSFFASAEQHFNADLRGRPLGVVPLDSPHTSCIAVSREAKARGVRSGASVRAARAVIPDMVFVIARHDAYVRLHKRILEVIGSILPVAHVRSIDEVVCHLSPSEAAQGRALAERIKAALAQAFSPALTCSIGMAPTELLAKVGAEMNKPDGFALIEAQRLPDCLSHLDLYDLPGISKGIGARLAAAGVRDIGGLWRLAPKRARQIWGNVEGERFWNEFHGVHAERPETKKSMYGHGRVLPRDARTPEKVEACARQLLLSAARRLRRDNLRATELTLGFRSGRGPEDAQWSWRDTFPAARDDRTFTRALSKGLGEARRSLRFSPHAVSVMLHGLVTDADITGDLFGGALDEGADDISREKWEKVSDLMDSLRQTHGAKALSFGAQEEILGGYVGAKIAFGRIPDEADFSDAPTVDEDTQFLSH, translated from the coding sequence ATGACGGATGGAGAGGCGATCGGGATGAGGGGGCAGCCGAAGGTCGAACGCCTCTATCTCGACTTCGACAGCTTCTTCGCCTCGGCTGAACAACATTTCAACGCCGACCTGCGGGGCCGCCCCTTGGGTGTTGTTCCACTGGACTCGCCGCATACCAGTTGCATCGCCGTCAGCCGCGAGGCCAAGGCGCGGGGCGTGAGATCTGGCGCATCGGTCCGCGCCGCGCGCGCGGTGATCCCTGATATGGTCTTTGTGATCGCGCGGCATGACGCCTACGTTCGGCTGCACAAGCGCATCCTCGAGGTCATCGGCAGCATCCTCCCGGTGGCGCACGTGAGGTCGATCGACGAGGTGGTCTGCCACCTTTCGCCCAGCGAAGCCGCGCAGGGCAGGGCGCTTGCAGAGCGCATCAAGGCTGCGCTCGCACAGGCTTTCAGCCCTGCGCTCACCTGCTCCATCGGCATGGCACCGACAGAGTTGCTCGCCAAGGTCGGCGCAGAGATGAACAAGCCCGACGGCTTCGCCCTGATCGAGGCGCAGAGACTGCCAGATTGCCTGTCTCACCTCGATTTATATGACCTACCCGGCATCTCGAAAGGCATTGGCGCGCGCCTTGCCGCCGCTGGCGTCCGCGACATCGGCGGGCTGTGGCGGCTTGCGCCAAAACGGGCGCGGCAGATCTGGGGCAACGTCGAGGGCGAGCGGTTCTGGAACGAATTCCACGGCGTTCACGCCGAGCGCCCCGAGACGAAGAAGAGCATGTATGGCCACGGTCGTGTGCTGCCGCGGGACGCGCGAACGCCCGAAAAAGTGGAGGCCTGCGCCCGGCAGCTCCTTCTTAGTGCCGCCCGGCGCTTGCGGCGCGACAACCTGCGCGCCACGGAGTTGACCTTGGGATTTCGGAGCGGGCGTGGTCCTGAGGACGCGCAGTGGAGCTGGCGCGACACATTCCCGGCTGCGCGGGACGACCGAACCTTCACGCGCGCCCTTTCCAAAGGATTGGGCGAGGCGCGTCGATCCCTGAGGTTTTCCCCGCACGCGGTCAGCGTCATGCTGCACGGCCTTGTCACCGATGCCGACATCACCGGAGACCTTTTCGGCGGTGCGCTGGATGAGGGCGCGGACGACATTTCTCGGGAGAAATGGGAAAAGGTCAGCGATCTGATGGACAGTCTGCGCCAAACGCATGGGGCGAAGGCCCTGTCCTTTGGCGCTCAGGAGGAGATCCTCGGCGGCTATGTCGGTGCAAAAATCGCCTTTGGCCGCATCCCTGACGAGGCCGACTTCAGCGACGCCCCCACTGTCGACGAGGATACCCAGTTCCTGTCTCATTGA
- a CDS encoding methionine synthase: MTKLLPTSTAGSLPKPSWLAEPEKLWSPWKLAGEDLAQAKRDALRVTLGEQLGAGIDIVSDGEQTRQHFVTTFIEGLDGVDFEKRETVRIRNRYDASVPTVVSAVSRSRSVFVEDAKFLRAQTDAPIKWALPGPMTMIDTLYDAHYRSREKLAWEFATLLNEEAKELEAAGVDIIQFDEPAFNVFFEEVNDWGMATLERAMQGLKCQKAVHVCYGYGIKANTDWKATLGSEWRQYEMIFPAIQASGVDLVSLECHNSHVPLELLELLRGKKIMVGAIDVATPKIEAPEEVANTLRNALQFVDADKLYPCTNCGMTPLSRHVARGKLEALSAGAEIVRQELAG, from the coding sequence ATGACCAAACTACTCCCCACCTCCACCGCTGGCAGCCTGCCGAAACCCTCTTGGCTGGCCGAGCCGGAAAAGCTCTGGTCGCCTTGGAAGCTTGCGGGGGAGGATCTTGCGCAGGCCAAACGCGATGCCCTGCGTGTGACCCTTGGCGAACAGCTTGGCGCTGGCATCGATATCGTCAGTGACGGCGAACAGACCCGTCAGCATTTCGTCACCACCTTCATTGAAGGTCTCGATGGCGTCGATTTCGAAAAGCGCGAGACCGTGCGGATCCGGAACCGCTATGATGCCAGCGTCCCTACGGTGGTCAGCGCCGTGTCACGGTCCCGGTCTGTCTTTGTCGAGGACGCCAAATTCCTGCGGGCACAGACCGATGCGCCGATCAAATGGGCGCTGCCCGGCCCTATGACGATGATCGACACGCTCTATGACGCCCATTACCGCAGCCGCGAGAAACTGGCCTGGGAATTCGCCACGCTGCTGAACGAAGAGGCGAAGGAACTCGAGGCTGCTGGGGTCGACATCATTCAGTTCGACGAGCCGGCCTTCAATGTCTTCTTTGAAGAGGTCAATGATTGGGGGATGGCGACGCTGGAGCGGGCCATGCAGGGCTTGAAGTGTCAGAAAGCGGTCCATGTCTGCTATGGCTACGGAATTAAGGCGAACACAGATTGGAAGGCGACCCTCGGCTCTGAATGGCGGCAATACGAGATGATCTTCCCGGCCATTCAGGCCTCAGGCGTCGATCTGGTTTCGCTGGAATGCCACAACTCCCACGTTCCGCTCGAGCTTCTGGAACTGCTGCGCGGCAAGAAGATCATGGTCGGCGCGATTGATGTGGCCACCCCCAAGATCGAGGCGCCCGAGGAGGTCGCGAACACTCTGCGCAACGCGCTGCAATTCGTGGATGCGGACAAGCTTTATCCCTGCACCAACTGCGGGATGACGCCGCTGTCGCGGCACGTCGCGCGTGGCAAGCTCGAGGCATTGAGCGCGGGCGCAGAAATTGTCCGTCAGGAACTGGCTGGCTGA
- a CDS encoding GMC oxidoreductase — protein sequence MSGPSDLSADIVIVGSGMGGAHLSRSLAEAGRDVLVLEAGGRKTRGEYLADFYENPVKGPQAPYPSQDFAPHPTDTDYDAFYDQAGPARFVGAYLRIYGGTSWHWTGFADRLRPEDFQTATLYGRGADWPISYDDLLPYYRQAEERWGVAGDPAHTWGAPRAADDPYPMPPIPASYMDTQIQSQALDAMDLTAAIFSHARNSVVHDGRPPCCGNNTCVPICPIAAKYDASVDMDKAVAAGARIELQALVTHVAVGADGKVSGLTIRRPDGSTQSVTASTYVLACHAIETPRLLLNSKQETAPNGVANGNDHVGRYLLSQWNVDVWGEVRDPVYPYRGPQQTSGITQYRDGAFRKDYAPFGTSFMNNGWSGNDDATKLSKALIAKGMRGAALVKALDSQIGRHVRLNSSAETLGSPDNRITLSDQMDSAGIPKPRIAFTVDAYTQAGIDVATGVSKEVLTRMGAPEVQTNDPYLSNAIIGGTTRMGTDPSTSVVRPDLQSHQHENLYILGASTHVSCPVNAPSLTIAAMAIRLAEHLGA from the coding sequence ATGAGCGGGCCTTCCGATCTCTCCGCCGACATCGTCATCGTCGGCTCGGGCATGGGCGGCGCACATCTGTCGCGCAGTCTGGCCGAAGCCGGGCGCGACGTGCTGGTGCTTGAAGCCGGGGGGCGCAAGACGCGCGGCGAATATCTCGCGGATTTCTACGAGAACCCGGTGAAGGGCCCGCAGGCGCCATATCCGAGTCAGGACTTCGCGCCGCACCCCACCGATACCGATTACGATGCCTTCTACGATCAGGCCGGGCCCGCGCGTTTCGTCGGGGCTTACCTGCGCATCTACGGGGGCACCAGTTGGCACTGGACCGGCTTCGCCGACCGGCTCCGCCCCGAGGATTTTCAGACCGCCACGCTCTATGGGCGCGGTGCCGACTGGCCGATCAGCTATGACGATCTGCTGCCCTACTACCGACAGGCGGAAGAGCGCTGGGGCGTTGCGGGTGATCCGGCGCACACATGGGGCGCGCCGCGCGCGGCGGATGATCCCTATCCGATGCCGCCGATTCCGGCATCTTACATGGACACGCAAATCCAGAGTCAGGCGCTCGACGCCATGGACCTGACGGCTGCAATCTTCAGCCACGCCCGCAACTCGGTGGTGCACGACGGCCGCCCGCCGTGCTGCGGCAACAACACCTGCGTGCCGATCTGCCCCATCGCCGCCAAATACGACGCCTCTGTCGACATGGACAAAGCGGTGGCGGCGGGCGCGCGGATCGAACTGCAGGCGCTGGTCACCCATGTGGCGGTGGGCGCGGATGGCAAGGTCAGCGGCCTCACCATTCGCCGCCCCGACGGCAGCACCCAGAGCGTCACCGCGAGCACCTATGTGCTCGCCTGTCACGCCATCGAGACGCCGCGCCTTTTGCTCAACTCGAAGCAGGAGACCGCGCCCAACGGCGTCGCCAACGGCAATGACCATGTGGGCCGCTATTTGCTCTCGCAATGGAATGTCGACGTCTGGGGCGAGGTGCGCGACCCGGTCTATCCCTACCGCGGGCCGCAGCAGACCTCGGGCATCACGCAGTACCGCGACGGTGCTTTCCGCAAGGACTACGCCCCCTTCGGCACCTCCTTCATGAACAATGGCTGGAGCGGAAACGACGACGCCACCAAGCTGTCGAAGGCGCTGATCGCCAAAGGAATGCGCGGTGCCGCGCTGGTCAAGGCGCTCGATAGCCAGATCGGGCGTCACGTGCGGCTCAACTCCTCGGCCGAGACGCTGGGCAGCCCCGACAACCGCATCACCCTGTCGGATCAGATGGACAGCGCGGGCATTCCCAAGCCGCGCATCGCTTTCACCGTCGACGCGTACACGCAGGCCGGGATCGACGTCGCCACCGGTGTGTCGAAAGAGGTGCTGACCCGCATGGGTGCGCCCGAGGTGCAGACCAATGATCCGTACCTGTCGAACGCGATCATCGGCGGCACCACCCGCATGGGCACTGACCCAAGCACCTCGGTGGTGCGCCCTGATCTGCAGAGCCACCAGCATGAGAACCTCTACATTCTTGGAGCCAGCACGCATGTGAGTTGCCCGGTCAATGCGCCCTCGCTCACCATCGCCGCCATGGCGATCCGTCTGGCCGAGCATCTCGGCGCATGA